The Sandaracinaceae bacterium genome includes a window with the following:
- a CDS encoding nuclear transport factor 2 family protein translates to MTQIPKQKLVPPFTRETALAKVKAAEDAWNSMDPVRVARAYTKDSVWRNREEFFVGRAAIEAFLRRKWEKETEYRLMKELWAFTNNRISVRFEYEWRDPESGQWYRTHGNEHWEFDDEGLMSRRDMSANDVPIDEWERRYR, encoded by the coding sequence ATGACTCAGATACCGAAACAGAAGCTCGTGCCTCCGTTCACCCGGGAGACGGCGCTCGCCAAGGTGAAGGCGGCGGAGGACGCCTGGAACTCCATGGACCCCGTTCGGGTGGCGCGCGCCTACACGAAGGACTCGGTCTGGCGAAACCGAGAAGAGTTCTTCGTCGGGCGAGCGGCGATCGAAGCGTTCCTCCGCCGCAAGTGGGAGAAGGAGACCGAGTATCGCCTGATGAAGGAGCTCTGGGCCTTCACCAACAATCGCATCTCGGTGCGATTCGAGTACGAGTGGCGCGACCCCGAGAGCGGCCAGTGGTACCGAACCCACGGCAACGAGCACTGGGAGTTCGACGACGAAGGCCTGATGTCGCGGCGCGACATGAGCGCCAACGACGTGCCCATCGACGAGTGGGAGCGACGCTACCGTTGA